AACCGACAAAACCCGGTGACTCCAACGCAATGGTGGCACCCGGTTTAGCCACGGCACGTAAACACACCGATAAGGCTTCTAAGCAACCATTGGTCACGATAATATCATTTGAGCTGACCTGACAACCCGATTCATT
This is a stretch of genomic DNA from Moritella sp. F3. It encodes these proteins:
- a CDS encoding aminotransferase class I/II-fold pyridoxal phosphate-dependent enzyme, with translation NESGCQVSSNDIIVTNGCLEALSVCLRAVAKPGATIALESPGFVGSLQLIESLGYKALEIPCHSVTGMSLEALELALEQW